One window of the Candidatus Zixiibacteriota bacterium genome contains the following:
- the glyQS gene encoding Glycine--tRNA ligase yields MAKKTDDKMDRLVSLCKRRGYVFPSSEIYGGLNSCWDYGPLGAELKRNIKTFWWEAMTARRDDVEGLDAAILMHPQVWVTSGHVAEFHDPLIDCKTCKARFRADDLAGKTKCPNCGNETLTESRQFNLMFKTFMGPVEDSTAVVYLRPETAQGIYVNFLNVKNSSRQKIPFGIAQIGKAFRNEITPGNFIFRTREFEQMEMQFFIQPSEDEKWFEYWRQERWNWYLELGIKPDKIRWHEHGKGELAHYAKKAYDIEYEFPFGWKELEGVHNRTDFDLSRHQQATGKDLQYFDERFPQKFVPYIIETSAGCDRTLLTVLVDAYDEDPSRGEKSSVLRLSPKIAPIKAAIFPLVNKDGMPEIAEKVYHDLKKKFKVFYDDGGSVGRRYARMDEAGCPFCITIDGQTKEDDTVTIRDRDSMAQTRHKIGELEAIIAEKIK; encoded by the coding sequence ATGGCGAAAAAGACTGACGACAAGATGGATCGACTGGTATCACTGTGCAAACGGCGCGGATATGTATTTCCGTCATCGGAAATCTACGGCGGCCTCAATTCCTGCTGGGATTATGGGCCGCTTGGGGCGGAACTGAAACGGAACATCAAGACTTTCTGGTGGGAGGCAATGACGGCCCGGCGCGATGATGTCGAGGGGCTCGACGCCGCTATCCTGATGCACCCGCAGGTCTGGGTGACCTCGGGGCATGTGGCGGAATTCCACGACCCGTTGATCGACTGCAAGACCTGCAAGGCCCGGTTCCGGGCGGATGATTTGGCCGGGAAGACCAAATGTCCCAACTGCGGCAATGAGACGCTCACCGAATCGCGGCAGTTCAACCTGATGTTCAAGACCTTCATGGGGCCGGTGGAAGATTCGACCGCGGTGGTGTACCTTCGCCCCGAAACGGCGCAGGGGATCTATGTCAATTTTCTCAACGTGAAAAATTCCTCGCGGCAAAAAATCCCGTTCGGTATCGCCCAGATCGGCAAAGCGTTCCGCAATGAAATCACCCCCGGCAATTTCATTTTCCGCACCCGGGAATTCGAGCAGATGGAAATGCAGTTCTTCATTCAACCGTCGGAGGATGAAAAATGGTTCGAATACTGGCGGCAAGAGCGCTGGAACTGGTATCTGGAACTCGGTATCAAGCCGGACAAAATCCGCTGGCACGAGCACGGTAAAGGAGAACTGGCGCACTACGCCAAGAAGGCGTACGATATCGAATATGAATTCCCGTTCGGGTGGAAAGAACTCGAGGGTGTCCATAACCGGACCGATTTCGATCTCTCGCGCCATCAACAGGCGACCGGGAAAGATTTGCAGTATTTCGACGAGCGTTTTCCCCAGAAGTTTGTACCGTACATTATCGAGACCTCGGCGGGATGCGACCGCACCCTTCTGACGGTGCTGGTTGATGCTTACGATGAGGACCCGTCGCGGGGCGAGAAATCCTCGGTTTTGAGATTATCCCCCAAAATTGCGCCGATCAAGGCGGCCATATTTCCGCTGGTAAACAAAGACGGGATGCCGGAGATTGCCGAGAAGGTTTATCATGATCTCAAGAAGAAATTCAAGGTGTTCTATGACGACGGCGGCTCGGTAGGGCGGCGCTACGCCCGGATGGATGAGGCCGGGTGCCCGTTCTGTATCACTATCGATGGGCAGACCAAAGAGGATGATACGGTTACCATCCGCGACCGCGATAGCATGGCGCAAACGAGGCATAAGATCGGGGAATTGGAAGCGATAATTGCGGAAAAGATAAAATAA
- a CDS encoding conserved exported hypothetical protein (Evidence 4 : Unknown function but conserved in other organisms), translating to MKSKLISLIVIIGILFGYVMTVSAQEAKKAEGLEQLKFLEGEWIGEGGGQPGQGTGGFSFESDLQGKVLIRKNYAEYPATKEKPAYRHDDLMVISQQPGDTMRAVYWDNEGHVINYTVHPQPDSGSAVFVSEPSQNSPQFRLTYKMEENDRLAIIFEIAPPGQPEAFSRYIEAAAHRK from the coding sequence ATGAAGTCAAAATTAATCAGTCTAATAGTTATTATCGGCATTCTGTTTGGCTATGTCATGACGGTCTCCGCACAGGAAGCGAAGAAGGCCGAGGGGCTGGAGCAGTTGAAATTTCTCGAAGGAGAATGGATCGGCGAAGGGGGCGGCCAACCGGGGCAGGGGACAGGCGGATTCAGTTTCGAAAGCGACCTCCAGGGGAAAGTGCTGATTCGGAAGAATTACGCCGAGTATCCGGCCACCAAAGAAAAACCGGCGTACCGTCACGATGACCTGATGGTCATCTCTCAACAACCGGGCGACACCATGCGGGCGGTTTATTGGGACAACGAGGGGCATGTCATCAATTACACCGTTCATCCGCAACCGGATTCGGGGAGTGCTGTCTTTGTAAGCGAACCGTCACAGAACTCGCCGCAATTCCGTCTGACTTACAAAATGGAAGAAAACGACCGTTTGGCCATCATCTTCGAGATTGCCCCTCCCGGCCAGCCGGAGGCCTTTTCCCGTTATATCGAAGCGGCGGCGCACAGGAAATAG
- a CDS encoding putative transcriptional regulator containing an HTH domain and an uncharacterized domain shared with the mammalian protein Schlafen (Evidence 3 : Putative function from multiple computational evidences), which yields MNPSAGTPDGAKKRCMENDNLQIDKYFREVEELVKNDTPESYLLEYKRELNIEADKEKKEFLADISAFANKFGGRIIFGVQEKRDKEGKSTGRPEKIVGIGSINEDELKSKIESILDTGIQPKITQKQVHIVRSGDVSIVIIDIARSLYGPHCIWFKQSGRFYKRTSVGKIQMDVIELREAFMQANEWKKQADNFRDDRFEEILSELSEDVKNAEAIFVLHIVPLGVARESIDFKLIQKYAVEIFSRYFGMYNFRNTLDGFIVCKLGQKGILFLRNGALEGFQQLPLNPKKCEDIKFLLLDGHYIENLIDELLKKYIDFARITKIQPPIALYLSMMVPDDCILDISGKGNGIDFIDEFREKQFDRRKLKFGGIVIDNYDIDTKKNLCGLYDILWQSGGWPERPYKN from the coding sequence ATGAATCCGTCAGCAGGGACTCCTGACGGCGCAAAGAAAAGATGCATGGAAAACGATAATTTACAAATTGACAAATATTTCAGGGAAGTTGAGGAATTGGTCAAAAATGACACACCTGAATCATATTTATTAGAATATAAACGGGAATTGAATATCGAAGCGGACAAGGAAAAAAAGGAATTTCTTGCTGATATTTCGGCTTTTGCGAACAAATTTGGCGGCCGAATTATTTTTGGAGTACAGGAAAAAAGAGATAAAGAAGGTAAGAGCACTGGTCGGCCTGAAAAAATAGTGGGTATTGGGTCCATAAATGAAGATGAACTGAAAAGCAAGATTGAAAGCATTCTTGATACCGGTATTCAACCTAAAATTACTCAAAAGCAAGTACATATTGTTCGGTCGGGGGACGTTAGTATTGTTATAATAGACATTGCACGTAGCCTTTATGGCCCGCATTGCATTTGGTTCAAGCAATCTGGTAGGTTTTATAAAAGAACAAGCGTTGGGAAAATTCAAATGGATGTTATTGAATTAAGAGAAGCTTTTATGCAGGCCAATGAATGGAAAAAACAGGCCGACAATTTTCGTGATGATAGATTTGAGGAAATTCTTTCTGAGCTTTCGGAGGATGTAAAAAATGCGGAAGCGATATTTGTCTTGCATATTGTGCCCCTAGGCGTCGCACGGGAATCTATTGATTTTAAATTAATCCAAAAATATGCAGTAGAGATCTTTTCAAGATACTTTGGGATGTATAATTTTAGAAATACTTTAGACGGATTTATTGTCTGCAAATTAGGACAGAAGGGTATTCTTTTTCTCAGAAATGGTGCCCTTGAAGGTTTCCAGCAACTGCCCCTAAATCCAAAGAAATGTGAGGATATAAAATTTCTGCTTCTTGATGGTCATTATATTGAAAATCTGATAGATGAATTGCTCAAGAAATACATTGATTTCGCCAGGATAACTAAAATTCAACCGCCAATAGCGTTATATTTAAGCATGATGGTGCCAGATGATTGTATCCTAGATATTTCCGGAAAGGGAAACGGAATTGATTTCATTGATGAATTTCGCGAAAAGCAGTTTGATAGACGTAAATTGAAATTTGGCGGCATTGTTATTGATAATTATGACATTGATACTAAAAAGAACTTGTGTGGATTATATGATATTTTATGGCAATCAGGAGGATGGCCGGAGCGCCCTTATAAGAATTAG
- a CDS encoding hypothetical protein (Evidence 5 : Unknown function), whose amino-acid sequence MIPNDYLKIFWGMYKKTKENKLNWSKGTKANEFIAAVGFYIAVIQKNIESVDYNEYERIYFSLREQEGDEIDSFDITDDEKGFKEANELFLGARRSALKINEAVKELEKELGVDDEILEPPELTPPPDSEHPPEIKEDDDLPF is encoded by the coding sequence ATGATTCCAAATGATTACCTGAAAATCTTCTGGGGTATGTACAAAAAAACAAAGGAAAATAAGCTCAATTGGAGCAAGGGCACGAAGGCTAATGAATTCATAGCAGCAGTTGGCTTCTACATAGCAGTAATTCAAAAAAATATTGAATCTGTCGATTACAATGAATATGAGCGGATTTATTTTTCCTTGCGAGAACAAGAGGGCGATGAGATTGATTCTTTTGATATTACCGATGACGAGAAAGGTTTTAAGGAGGCAAATGAGTTATTTCTTGGCGCTCGAAGGAGTGCTTTGAAAATCAATGAAGCGGTCAAAGAATTGGAGAAGGAACTGGGAGTTGACGATGAGATTCTTGAACCGCCTGAATTAACACCGCCACCGGATAGTGAACATCCACCGGAAATAAAAGAAGATGATGACTTGCCTTTTTAA
- a CDS encoding exported hypothetical protein (Evidence 5 : Unknown function), with protein sequence MLGYGKIKSSLFLILLLNLMIAICLSSAFANQNSDTNSISDTAIKHLGIWNIVDTFVFKQQHWITACGFILTIVGLVLGYFKVKTRIDKFRNQAKANISIANLATTKALVEELITGKIAANVPLLQRKTIDLCNMLIQLSQLIPFENEESHSQLKNYIGVIRVFERQITNDMQLGSKSLDIKRYFSNLMAIKVFLLETQNAMNILNRGRINDSK encoded by the coding sequence TTGCTGGGATACGGAAAAATTAAAAGCTCTCTTTTTTTAATTTTATTATTGAATTTGATGATTGCTATTTGTTTGTCAAGTGCATTCGCCAATCAAAACTCTGATACAAATTCAATCTCCGATACTGCAATAAAACATTTAGGCATTTGGAATATCGTGGATACATTTGTATTTAAGCAGCAACATTGGATTACTGCCTGTGGTTTTATTTTGACAATCGTAGGCTTAGTCTTAGGATATTTCAAGGTGAAAACAAGAATTGACAAGTTTCGAAATCAGGCGAAGGCGAATATTTCAATTGCTAATCTTGCTACCACGAAGGCATTAGTTGAAGAATTAATTACCGGCAAAATAGCAGCTAACGTTCCACTTCTTCAGAGAAAAACCATCGATTTGTGTAATATGCTGATTCAACTTAGTCAGCTAATTCCTTTTGAAAATGAAGAGTCGCATAGTCAACTTAAAAACTATATTGGTGTAATACGAGTTTTCGAGAGGCAAATTACCAATGATATGCAGCTTGGAAGCAAAAGCCTGGATATAAAGAGATATTTCAGTAATCTTATGGCAATTAAGGTCTTTTTATTAGAAACTCAAAATGCGATGAATATTTTGAATAGAGGTAGGATAAATGATTCCAAATGA
- a CDS encoding conserved hypothetical protein (Evidence 4 : Unknown function but conserved in other organisms) — protein sequence MNDRLKNIPRETLEAMLIDFAKNWLAHDGLWFQAVEKECGMETAIRLDTEAWRDFTRIEAKRIMERHQIAPDGGLPALKIALGYRLYAFLNEQIITDETESSFIFRMVDCRVQSARRRKNLPLFPCKSVGIVEYTEFARTIDPRVKTECIACPPDPGERDYYCGWRFSI from the coding sequence ATGAACGACCGATTGAAAAATATCCCGCGGGAAACACTCGAAGCGATGCTCATCGATTTCGCCAAGAACTGGCTGGCTCATGACGGTCTCTGGTTCCAGGCGGTGGAGAAAGAGTGCGGCATGGAGACCGCGATCAGACTCGACACCGAGGCCTGGCGGGATTTCACCCGAATCGAGGCCAAACGGATCATGGAACGGCACCAGATCGCTCCCGACGGCGGCCTTCCGGCTCTCAAAATTGCCCTCGGTTACCGCCTTTATGCGTTTCTCAATGAACAAATTATTACCGATGAGACAGAATCTTCTTTTATTTTCAGAATGGTCGATTGCCGGGTGCAGTCGGCGCGGCGAAGAAAAAATCTCCCTCTTTTCCCCTGCAAATCGGTCGGAATAGTCGAATATACGGAATTCGCCCGGACGATTGATCCCCGTGTCAAAACCGAATGCATCGCCTGCCCGCCCGACCCCGGAGAACGCGACTATTATTGCGGCTGGCGCTTTTCCATTTGA
- a CDS encoding hypothetical protein (Evidence 5 : Unknown function) codes for MSIASSVSRGIFFNRSFILFPYQIIHRFPAIYKKIILRKRAKLIKSCTMPRRKRKSLFSLFRRDKNRPSDRGDLLSRLSNSDQKFRRILFRVTAVMVIIFMGYAFFSGTFGFIHIAKLRAHKQDLIDENQRLLVKLIDADIARDRLQHDWYYIEYIARTKHLLSRPGEVIYRFKE; via the coding sequence ATGAGCATCGCTTCGAGTGTTTCCCGCGGGATATTTTTCAATCGGTCGTTCATATTATTTCCTTATCAGATAATTCATCGTTTTCCGGCAATTTATAAAAAAATTATCTTGCGAAAAAGAGCCAAATTAATTAAATCGTGCACCATGCCACGAAGAAAGAGAAAATCGCTTTTCTCGCTGTTCCGCCGCGATAAAAACCGCCCCTCCGACAGGGGCGATCTGCTCAGCCGCCTCTCCAACAGCGATCAGAAATTCCGCCGGATTCTTTTCCGTGTCACCGCCGTTATGGTAATTATCTTTATGGGGTATGCCTTTTTCAGCGGGACCTTCGGCTTTATCCATATCGCTAAACTGCGCGCCCACAAGCAGGACCTTATCGATGAAAATCAGCGTCTGCTGGTGAAACTGATCGACGCGGATATCGCCCGGGATCGGCTCCAGCACGACTGGTACTATATCGAATATATCGCCCGCACCAAGCATCTTCTCTCCCGCCCCGGCGAGGTTATTTACCGCTTCAAAGAATAA
- a CDS encoding hypothetical protein (Evidence 5 : Unknown function) produces the protein MIKNVQYNIIIMRNLIGANNNLIVENLGPNCQPGNSDLNPFISNKIRAG, from the coding sequence ATGATAAAAAATGTGCAATATAATATTATAATAATGCGAAATCTCATCGGTGCCAATAACAATTTAATTGTCGAGAATCTGGGCCCAAATTGCCAGCCGGGTAATTCCGATTTGAATCCCTTTATATCAAATAAAATTCGGGCCGGGTAA
- a CDS encoding exported hypothetical protein (Evidence 5 : Unknown function): MKARFVFIFLGLAFFVALSCSDDDTIVNGTMPRVNVSGTVYSWMCAVHDPNNNLNGGVPVTEATNERARVTFLPKNGVYYSDSTDDSSSYDWSIVEGVYDIIVETPFNWPPDTIKDVSINRDTTIDLDFLLDFLCSDTLVIEYFYTDAADSLGYDSEKHWINRLNQIIGEMMNINNGDIPLSWRTVYIAPSSEPPYAIIRYYIPIHRESYHLGFVAQKANEYLGMYNMEFPKNISAYPHGAYYCFW; this comes from the coding sequence ATGAAGGCGCGATTCGTTTTTATTTTTCTGGGATTGGCATTCTTTGTGGCTCTATCCTGCAGTGATGACGATACCATTGTTAATGGCACTATGCCGCGTGTGAATGTCAGCGGCACAGTTTACTCCTGGATGTGTGCTGTGCACGACCCCAACAATAATTTGAATGGCGGCGTTCCCGTAACCGAAGCCACGAATGAAAGAGCCAGAGTCACGTTTCTTCCCAAGAACGGGGTCTATTACTCCGATTCCACAGACGACTCTTCGTCATATGATTGGTCCATTGTCGAAGGCGTCTATGATATTATTGTGGAAACCCCCTTCAATTGGCCCCCGGATACCATTAAGGATGTAAGCATAAATCGAGATACCACGATCGACCTCGATTTTCTTCTTGATTTCCTTTGTTCCGATACTCTGGTAATTGAGTATTTCTATACTGACGCCGCCGATTCTCTTGGCTACGATTCGGAGAAACACTGGATCAACCGGCTGAATCAGATTATTGGGGAGATGATGAATATCAACAACGGCGATATTCCGCTTTCATGGAGAACCGTTTATATCGCGCCTTCCAGTGAACCGCCGTACGCCATCATCAGATATTACATTCCAATACATCGAGAGAGTTATCATCTTGGCTTTGTGGCGCAGAAAGCCAATGAATACCTCGGCATGTATAACATGGAATTTCCGAAAAATATTTCGGCCTATCCGCATGGGGCCTATTATTGTTTCTGGTAA
- a CDS encoding putative DNA repair protein RecO (Evidence 3 : Putative function from multiple computational evidences) produces MPQVKSEGIILKAIDWKENSRIVTFFTDNFGRQTIIDRGGRSMKSKRGRLLTFSRLEIEYFKSEKTGTGYLSEVEILEAFSLEKEGTLGRLTFASASLELLYDLLAEEDPQPELYYLTVQFLRLTDTAPRESLLPLFLAYFIKAMSFLGYRPNFAGCVGCGKGREESALTGAESTNGKFYFFTPERGGLVCPTCQIMGEYYIKLQSERLDRIYSLQTASLAEASAVRMNMKEGDEILELLTAFLRYQTEAKELNSLKFLEKLRKAQV; encoded by the coding sequence ATGCCCCAGGTCAAATCAGAAGGGATCATCTTAAAGGCGATCGACTGGAAAGAAAATTCCCGGATCGTCACCTTTTTCACCGATAATTTCGGTCGCCAGACCATAATCGACCGCGGCGGCCGCTCGATGAAATCGAAGCGGGGACGGCTTCTGACATTCAGCCGTCTGGAGATCGAGTATTTCAAATCGGAAAAGACAGGAACCGGGTATCTTTCAGAAGTCGAGATTCTGGAAGCCTTCTCTCTGGAGAAAGAGGGGACCCTGGGGCGGTTGACATTCGCGTCGGCGTCGCTGGAACTTCTTTATGACCTTCTGGCCGAAGAAGACCCGCAGCCGGAGTTGTATTATTTGACGGTCCAGTTTCTTCGCCTGACCGATACCGCTCCCCGAGAGTCGCTTCTGCCTTTATTTCTGGCCTATTTTATCAAGGCGATGTCATTTCTGGGATACCGCCCCAATTTCGCCGGGTGTGTCGGATGCGGCAAAGGGCGCGAAGAGTCAGCCCTGACCGGCGCCGAGAGTACGAATGGTAAGTTTTATTTCTTCACGCCGGAGCGGGGCGGCCTGGTCTGTCCGACTTGCCAAATAATGGGAGAGTATTATATTAAACTCCAATCGGAACGGCTGGATCGGATTTACTCCCTGCAGACGGCGTCGCTGGCCGAAGCGAGCGCTGTCAGGATGAATATGAAAGAGGGCGACGAGATTCTGGAACTTCTGACCGCCTTTCTGAGATACCAGACCGAGGCGAAAGAGTTGAATTCGCTGAAGTTTCTGGAGAAACTGCGGAAGGCGCAAGTATGA